A window from Actinomycetota bacterium encodes these proteins:
- a CDS encoding sigma-70 family RNA polymerase sigma factor, with protein sequence MRVQLVDVLNEGPAPALGGAKPRERSLRPGASFEDFYGQEAPGVLAVAYALSGSKWAAEEITQDAFLAAHRRWDEVSALEQPRAWVRRVAINMCASLTRRRLAEARAVTRLTSRDRPSVSELPQEDTEVWAAIRSLPRRQALVTVLFYIEDQSISQIAKQLGCAEGTVKAHLHRARGSLGKKLGVAGPEEDGK encoded by the coding sequence GTGCGAGTTCAACTCGTGGACGTGCTCAACGAAGGCCCGGCTCCAGCGCTGGGCGGGGCGAAGCCTCGTGAGAGGAGCCTGCGTCCGGGCGCGTCCTTTGAGGACTTCTACGGTCAGGAGGCTCCAGGCGTGCTGGCAGTCGCCTATGCGCTCTCGGGCTCGAAATGGGCGGCCGAGGAGATCACGCAGGACGCCTTTCTTGCCGCCCACAGGCGCTGGGACGAGGTATCGGCGCTCGAACAGCCGCGGGCCTGGGTCCGACGGGTGGCGATCAACATGTGCGCCAGCCTCACGAGGCGGCGACTGGCGGAAGCGCGGGCAGTCACGCGGCTGACGTCGAGGGACCGGCCGTCCGTATCGGAGCTGCCCCAGGAGGACACGGAGGTGTGGGCGGCGATCAGGTCCCTCCCGCGCCGTCAGGCGCTGGTGACGGTCCTTTTCTACATCGAGGACCAGTCGATCTCGCAGATCGCGAAACAACTGGGATGCGCCGAAGGCACCGTCAAGGCACACCTGCACAGGGCGCGCGGATCTCTCGGCAAAAAGCTGGGGGTTGCGGGGCCGGAGGAGGACGGGAAATGA